The sequence ccttgaaaacatatataaagaaatacaaaataaaaatcaaattaataatatttaatttaaaaagtatttatgaaaatgatCGAAAAGGACTCAATTATTGGGCTAACGATGATAACACAAGTAGAACCAACGCTGAATTACAAAGAGATCACAGATGGATCGAGTTTTTTGGCACTGAGAAATCAGAAATCAACAATGGCGACAGCTTATGCATCTCTGCTTTCCCTCGGACACACTCTTGGCCAGTTATCGCAACACCCACCTCGCCAAATGGCTGTTCTTGGCAAAGCCCAGATCGATTCTCTGCTTGACAATATCATTTTCCTGCTAGATTTCCTTGAAGAATTTTCGCTGACAAGGGGGGGCGAGATTCAAGCATTGGAGGAAAAAATCGCGAGATCAGCATATGCCGCAGAAGATATCATTGAAAGTCGTGTGGTGGATCAAATTCTTCCAAATTCTGAAGCTGAAAGTGAAAGTAGCTTCATTCTATTATGTCAAAATTTGCAGAAAGTGATGGAAGAATTTGATTATGTGAAGAAGGATGTGATGAAGATTAAGCAAACTGAAGGGATCAAAATCATGGAGCAACCAGCAGAAGATATCATTGATAGCCGTATGGTGGATCAAATTCTTCCAAATTCTAAAGCCGAGAGGAGAAGGAGGGGGATATTCAGTTTTTTAGACTTTCTGAACCTTTTTAAAAAGGAAACTGAAGGGATCAAAATCATGCAACGGCCAAGAAAAGCTGCGACTGCTGGTTCTTCCAAGCGAGGTGTTTCCAATAGCAAGAATACTATGGTGGGATTTGATGAAGATTTGATTCAAACAATGGACACACTCACCGGACACCAGTCCGATCTCCGGATCGTCTCAATTGTCGGGATGGGTGGTATTGGTAAGACTACACTTGCTAGAAATGTTTACTATCATCCATTGATCGTGGAGCACTTTCAAATACATGCTTGGGTTACAATCTCTCAACAATATAGCTTGCACGAAATCCTTTTAGCCCTCTTGAATGATATTAGAGTTCTTGCTGAAAGTATAGAAGAAGGAAGTGAAAAAATTTCTCAACGGACTGATGATGAATTAGGAGAAAAGTTATACAAAAGTTTGTGTGGTAGAAAATATTTGATTGTGATGGATGACTTGTGGAGTATCGAGTGTTGGAATTACACAAAGAGGTTTTTCCCGGACAATAACAATGGTAGTCGAGTCATGATCACTACAAGACTAACAAATGTGGCAGATGATTTTCGCTCGTGTGCCCCTCATCAACTACATTTTCTAGACGAGGATCAAAGTTGGGATTTGTTTTGTGACCAGGTGTTTGGAAAAGAAGGTTGCCCTCCTGAGTTGGAGGAAGTAGGAAAGGCAATCGTGAGAAATTGTGGCGCACTTCCTCTGGCCATTGTTGTTATCGGTGGACTTCTTGCAAAGTCTAGTCGAACAATTAAATATTGGGAGTATGTTGCTAATGATACATATGCAGCACTGAATATGGGAGGTGGGGAGCTTTGTTATGAGATATTGTCTTTAAGTTATAAGCATTTACCTGCTCATCTAAAACCATGTTTCCTTTATACGACGATATTTCCGGAAGACCATAAGATTAGAGTTTCAAGACTCGTTAAACTATGGGTAGCGGAGGGGATTCTTAAACCGATAAGATCTAGAAGTTTGGAGGAAATTGCAGAGGATAACTTAAGAGATTTGATAGATAGAAATCTCATTCAGGTTCATGATTACGGGTCTAGAAACAAAATCAAAACTTGCACCATCCATGATCTCTTAAGAGACCTATGCCTCAGAGAAGCTCGAAAGGAGAAATTTCTTTGTGTAACTATGAAGCATAGCCTCAGCAATCATAACATAATCATCGATTATGAGCGCTGGTTTATTATTAAACGAAGCTTCCACGAAGAGGAATCAAAATCCACCTTTGCAAAGCTGGATAGACTGCGAAAAGTACTGAAAATGGGTGATACCTGCTCTGATAAAGAAATTGTGCGACTAGTTAACTCTAGATACATTGATTTCACACGTAGGATGTTTCAGAATATGTCGAATATTTTAGAATCTTTATCCCTACTATGGAATCTGCAGACTATCACCATTGATGGAGCTGGGAGACTTAATCGGACTACAATATATATACCGGCTGAAATATGGGAAATGGCACAACTCAGGCATCTAAAAGTGGAAGAAGGAGACTTTTATTTGCCCGATCCTCCAAGCACCAACAGCAAAAATGGCAGGCGAGATTTTTTGGTTCTGAGAAACCTGCAAACACTCTATAAGATAAGGGATTTCAGATTCACAGATGAGGTTATTGATAGAATCCCAAACTTAAAAAAACTGGGAATCACTTACAGCCGGGAATTTGGATGGGATGACTATGAAGTTTACAATCTTGCCCGTTTACGTAATCTCGAATCGCTTATTTCAGACAGTTACAAGAATGTCTGCTTTCCACGTTCACTCAAGAAGTTGACTTTGGAACACTGCGGAGTGTGTTGGGAAGATTTGACGGTGGTTGGCTCACTGCCTCATCTTGAAGTTCTCCATTTGTATATTGCAGTCATAGGGCGTGCATGGAGTCCTGTGGAAGGAGAATTCCTTAAATTGAAGTACTTGAGAATTGAACATGCAGATGTTGAGGAGTGGATAGCAGACAGCTCTCATTTCCCATGCCTTGAGAAGCTTCAACTTCGGTGTCTTAAACTCTTACAGGAAATCCCAGAAGGTATTGGAGAAATACAAACACTTggatcaattatattaatagaGTGTAGTGATTCAGCCAATTCTTCTGCAAGGAAGATACAAGAGGACCAGCAAAACCTTGGAAATTCTGACCTTCAGGTTCATGTCGATTCTTTTTATGCATTCTAATATTTTGAAATCAAATATGGATTCAACTCATTAgtaaaaatttttgtttgataTTATTTATGGCTTTGATATGTCACTCTTATTAACAAGAAACTGATTAACTTTCATTATTAAAATTTACTGTAATATTATTAACTTATGAGTGGATATGCATATGTCAATGACATATTTTACCTGATGAATTTTTATCTATTTGTTTTCCTATTATATGCCATTGACAGTTATTCCATTTCATATTAGGTAAAAGCGAAAATCTACCACTTTCAAGTTTTTCCATTATGTTTTTACTCATTTATAATGTCAATATACAACAAACATTTTTCTTTATTATGTTTTGTGAAATTTAATCATTCCTACAACCACTATTGCAGCTGAAAATAGTGGAATCCCGGTGAGGATGCAATGGTTTGAATGATAGAGCAAGTGAAATGACACCCCATGCTACGGAAGCTTCAATATTTATTTGGTGTCTCTCTGTAGGACGCAACCCATTTACCTATCATTTTCTCAATTAAAATGCTATTTGTTTGAGAGTTGTTAAGTTGTTCTTCGCGTAGGATTACTGCGTAGAAGACACTCTACAGAATATTTGGCTGGCGGATCCGTTGATGATTTACTTGCTGGTATTAATCAGGTGCGAAAAAGCAAAAACTTGGTTAGTAATAAAGAGGATGAGgtttctgtacattctgattTTCCAGTCAACGAAATCTTCTTTTGAGAACATAAGGAATCTCGCTGAAGGATTCCATAGCTATTGCAGCTGGAAATATTTGGCAGATCTGTTGATGATTGACTTGCTGGTATCTAAAATGCAAAAACTTGGTTAGTGATAAAGAGGAGGCTTCTGTACATTGCTGTTTTCATGCATATTGATCCTGTTTTCTGCATAGATGCTAATGAAGTTATGGTTCCTTTAAAAGGAAGGAGGACACTTTTTTCTCACTTCTGATTTCTGCGTTCTGCGTGATCAAAATCACATCCATTTATTTCCTATTTGCTTAAGAAATTGGGGAAAACATCATTTCGAATGAATGCTACTCGGGTATGCTTGATAGAACACAACGATAAATTTTAcattttaaatcatgcaaataaatTCAATGGGACTGCACTTTTATTTCTATTGGGAGTGTATATCTAACTATTGAATTTCTTGTTCCAAATAAAACAAGCTTTTTATTCTTCTACATTTGTATAAGCAGTTGCTAGCTAAACTGATCATAGAGAAAAAAACCTTCTTTGCAGATGAAAATTGTCATCAACTGTTTCAAATCAATTTCGCTAGAACTTCTTGGTCACTATGGCAAGGATTCACTTATTGTATATGACTATTCTGCTAGTTATGCCTGTCAAATGTTGTTGCCTTTGTACAAAGTTTGTGAAGGGTACTGGAAAAGTTGTTTCAGGTAACTGTTGTTTCTCCAGTTTTGCTTTTTCTGAAAAACTTATCCCCAGTCTTCTCAAGTTTGATTTGTTACACGAGTTTAGGAATTATAACTGGGACAATCGATGGATGGCTATATCTGTATGGAAGCTTCGGTATATATCAGTGCGTGCTAATAATTTCCTTGCTCCCAGTAAGAAGCCTCTGATCTCAAAATTATCGAAACGTGAGGTGAATAACGCTTAGAAAGTTTTCATTAGCGAATAAATGCCGCTTATTTCTAAATATACTCGCGAATTTATGCTCGGACTATAGATAATAGAAACACTCTGGATGCTAGATGACTGCTTAGAGCGATTTATGTCGTATCAATATTGTTATCAGAGTTGTTCTAGTGATCAGTGCCCTCTTTATTTAGTTACTTTCCATCATCATTTAGTTGTCTTGGCTTACCTTTTCTTTTTATCATGCCAATCTGAAACAGTTAGCACACGAGGTTCGCGAAAGCATCAGAGTAATCATGTGGAACCATTTCATTCAAGTTTACAACGTAGTAAGGAAAAATGAAAGAGGGACAAGAGGAAACAAGACGAGAAGATCATGGCTGTGATCAATCCAGAATGAAATTCCACGAGGAAACTTAGAATCGCATCGGAACAATAAGAGAAGGAAAAGCATATATGTCCATGAAAATGGTAAGATGGATGCATTAAGATCATGAAGATGCATTCGGGTGGCACATATTCTACAAGTAACAACAAATATCATGGTAATTTTCCACTACTTGTCGGTTGTCGATTCTACCGAGTGACTTGAAACCGGGTGTTTTTTAACCATATTTGCGAGCTATATATTCGAATTATGGGTTGAATTGAAAGGTTTGAATGATCTTCTATTAATATgtaatttttacaataataaaatattggaacatgtttaaATTTGGCCTAAATTggattatttaaaatattgatcGAATATTTTTTGAGCTGGTTCAAGAAGTCCGCATGACTCGATCATTTATGCCCCTAATCCTTGTTTTTCAATTAACAACTCGTTCTTGTTTTATATATTTACTCGCATACGCTTGGtgcaattttgaattaaatcaaGAGCTATAATGTGTTGGATCTTAGCACAAGGACACTCGGGGAATTTTGTTGATGATTATTGTATTAGTTTGGTTGGCTGATTTTGAAGATTGGTTGTCATTTCaaagcaataaaaaaaataaaaacatactttttgtaaatttattttcttatggCTTATGAATTAATAGCTGTAAATGTTTTTTCATAAAAGATACTctgatataataataaaatgtcatgccgtttttttttttttttttgaaactaaaTATCATGCAGTTAGGTAATCACTTTAACATAACAGAAGTCATATAGAGAAATTaatagagttatttgcaccaaatatcttgtgaaatattgaaaatgcacatttTTTTCctgtaaaattttaataggcatctttgTTGGGAAAATTACGTTTTGGTGTTTACGAGTTATTAAGCAAAACTGATGCGCTAAGATGAACTGATCCAGCAAAAGCTAAAAACTGAAAGCTAAGCTAAACTGATCAAATGGAAGCAAAACTGAAGCGGCCAAGATAAACTGATCTAGCGGATGCTAAAACGAAAGTGCTAAGCTAAGCTGACAAAAACATGAAGCATCGCATAAGGATAAAGTTTTCCGTACTCTGACACATTCACAGAAGTTAGTGCCGCGATTCAAAGGGAATTGTCGGGCTCATAAATTGTTCTTGAAAGTGACAAATGCAACGGGAATAAATTCGAAATTCCATTTGAAGATCCAATTTGAAATTATTACCGTTGGCATCCAAAGAGTATAAAAGGGGATTTCGATCGATTGAAGAAAGTAGTGAAAAGTGGAAACCTTTGCAAACAACATTCATTGCGTGAATATTCAAAAGAGCTTGAAAATCGATCAAAGAACTCGAAGCACAAACACCTAAGTGTTATTCAGATCATTGAATGATCAATCTTGTGTTAAAtatttcgagttgtattcatcTGTATTTCATTATCAGTTTAGGACATAGACTGAGTGGttgtactaggagttcttgtttggGCAAAGTATAAGTCCTAAACTGGATCTGGATTTTGCAAATTACTTGTAagattcaaagtcttctagtgatatccttccgtCCGAAaaaatggacatcatctcctccgtggtttttgtctccgccacgttgtgtgccatgttctttgttagggtcaatcgtattacccctaacacttgtcggtcaagaagctcccactcatcatccttcagaacgtgaaatctgtaccgtcgaacttattgattcGAGGTTCCAATCTGTCATTTCCGGCCATCGCTTCTactgccttaataaaatttcaaaaaatcttttctgatgtggaagatcagacaaAGCTACAACCACAAATcatactcaaaattttaagaaatttttcaccaaggctcccggacaccgtaacagctctgataccagttgttatAGATTATGCCGGAGTGATCATGATGAtgataattgcggaataaaataatcaaccagaacaccaaagatttacATGGTTCACCCAATacaggctacgtccacggagctgctgtaaatatattataaccggagaaatattacaagtatatacaaaacactatatctctcaccaacccaaaccccgagtattatcgagaaaatatttctttaACTCACACAAGAAAAAACTCAAGAAAACCAAAGAAactattttgtttctttttcttttgctcTCGTATTTTTTCTTTCTGTTTGGATAATATATTCTGAAGGCATGGAAGCCAATTTATAGGAGAAAGAAACGCGTGAATTACGCGTGAATTACTTCATTTAATTCCCCAGCTACCAACCGATAGCTACCACCTACCTAACACGAGATTTATAATTGTGATCAGATCATGGAGATTTTGAAGCAAAGATGTCAGCGTATTGTAGCATTTAAGGTTAATCTTTTGGAGCTTAGAGTCCAATTTGCTAAAAATTGTTTCTATGTGTATCCTGAAGATAGACGCTATAAATTGACGAAGTACAAGCTTCGTCTCAATGCTGCCAATCTGGAGGATGTTTTTAACTCTGAGGGAATATATCTACTCTCACTCATGAAGCGATATCGTACTCTATGTAAACTGAACAGGGATCCTGATTATCAAGATGCAACTTTAAGTTTATGGATTGAGTCTTGGAAGACATCTTTGTTAAGAGAAATTTGTATTATCAAGAAATGATAAACTCGTTTTATGTACGTCCTTTTTACTTAAAGAATCCTTTATTTTTGTAACATCTTTTCTTTGCCTTGTAaataattgttatatttattacCTCTTttccctatatatatatatatatatatatatatatatagatgtgaGAGTACTGTTTTTCATAAATATACAATGGAAGTTCTAAAGTGTATTTTTGAAGACGAAGTTTTATCTAAGATTCAACTACTAAGGGCTAGAATCAATTTACTCCGTGTGTTTTTTACTACATATCCTGAGGAAAGAAGTTATCAACTAGAAAAATATATGAGACAGCTTGGTACAACTAGAGCTAAGTATGTGTTTAGTTCTGATGGTATATACCTTTTGTGTCTTAAGAAAGAACTAAGTGCTTTGCGAAAAATTACTACTTATCAGCGATATCAACGGTTTTCAAACGGTGGTCTaagtaattttattaaattttggaTTGATGCGGTTCAGAGAGCAATAATAATTGCTGAGGAAGAATGATTActatattatttttctttatctttatTAAAGTAAAGAAGTTAGTTTGTGTTCCTTCTTACTATGTGATAGCTGATGACTTAAGCATTGACAGACTGATTTTGCTGATGAATGAAAATCTAATgcgtgtaaaaaaaaattattggaatGTGGGTCGACTCTTCGCATTCCTTAAGAGTAGGTCTTTTTGAATTCCTAAAAACTTATTATAAATAAGATGTTCAACACCATCAGTTTTATTCTAACCTTTTCTCTGACCAACAAAATATGGAAACAGAGACTTGgatgaaattttatgaagatGGTGTTGAAGATAAAATCAAAGCTTTGGAGACAAAGATAAAAGCTCTGCAAGAACTTCCTTTTCCCCTTCTTCGTTATGAGGACAGAAGATTGGAGAAGTATAAGAGAAGACTTGGTGAAGCCAAGTATGAAAATATCTTCAGTGAGAAAGACATTTTACTATTTTAGTCTTTGAAGAGGcttcaaataattcaaaaaattactgCTTCCTCTGCATATCATGAGATTGCAACTAATGAGTTGTATTCTGCTATAATTTTTTGTGAGTCAACTGTTGTATGGGAGATTGAAATTGCTAGGGGTGAACTTATATAAGAAAATTGATGTATTTGTTTAAAGAGTTatgcttattttatttttctgtacTGTAGTGATTTACATTTCTTCTTTGACTGTTAAAGAAGCATAAATCTGCCTAAAAAATGAGAtgctataaaaaaaatacttataaAAGAATGTCTAACACTTTATAAGGAATTTGACTTAATATAATAAGTATAAAGtacaagaaataaataaataagagtTTTGAGAAGAAATGTCTTAGTCTGTTTGAGAGATTCAGTTGATGTTGTCATCAGTTGAGTTATCGCAACTGACATTCCCCCTCATTTTGAGACTTTTTCTTCTGaactgatattttttttatcagttGATCAATTTTACTGCAGCAGACTGAATCTTTTTCTGTCATTCGGGTTGGACTATTGGTTTAGCTAATATGTGCTAAACTGGTCATCTGGCTCTTCTTTTCCTGTAATCACAAAATCAAACTCGACTATGGTACCCATTGTTCGTGGGTCCTTGATTGGTTAAACCTTTAGGTATCCATACCTGAATTACTTTAACTGATCGATTTATGGATGGATCCCACAAGATTCTCGATTTTTGAATTGTGTGTTTGTGAATTAAatagtgaaacgaccctaactctataattaataaataaatatgcggaaattttttttttatatacttattaaataaaatatgtacatacatgcccatacatatatgcacaaaataaaaagttttaaaataattaaataaataaataacttaaataaaatgcattttttaatagaataaatatctgagtcaaatatttaattaaaaatactgcataattaAAAATGagtaaagtttgcatgcactgaaaatattccaATGAAATATTCAAACCACaaatactgaaaaataataaaaatgtatcatgttaaaaatactcaaaacatgcactgtgactcagacatctatcatggtcacggggtcactgcatgtccgctcataggtcctcgccgccggtaggagctacatcctcctctatgtactcacctgcaccataccagtgtagtgagcctaaaggcccaacatgctaacataacaagggttaaaaataatttaaatccatttcatactaatacatacgtatacatgagcatgcttaaaaaatatcataacataacataacttacattaacttaaaaataacataatacataacattgttgagcaattaattttctaacatagcatggttgtatccgtagtgtaaccttaaatcatacattaaatactgatcagcgtggaaaccaacgtacgtggccggtgacgaatcacctcttaaattggcagtaaactgcccttcaatcatatggggacgaatcccccttaaattgtcacactacttcaacttccaacataaaatattttcttgctcaaccttaaacattaaatcatgcataaaatattatttcatgaatgcatgtacttaaataaacatgtgtgtccttcatatatatttaatttaatttcctactaacatataaatattaaaaataacttcaatgcataaaaataattaaatatatattcaggacacatgcaattttctcatggattgcactagactgctggccctaacactcaagcccatttacttaaatctggcccattaacactgagtcTGACCCAATAAcataattaagcccaataaactTATTCTaaacccaattaaataattaaagcccataattaaccaattctggc comes from Henckelia pumila isolate YLH828 chromosome 4, ASM3356847v2, whole genome shotgun sequence and encodes:
- the LOC140894774 gene encoding putative late blight resistance protein homolog R1A-3 isoform X2 — protein: MATAYASLLSLGHTLGQLSQHPPRQMAVLGKAQIDSLLDNIIFLLDFLEEFSLTRGGEIQALEEKIARSAYAAEDIIESRVVDQILPNSEAESESSFILLCQNLQKVMEEFDYVKKDVMKIKQTEGIKIMEQPAEDIIDSRMVDQILPNSKAERRRRGIFSFLDFLNLFKKETEGIKIMQRPRKAATAGSSKRGVSNSKNTMVGFDEDLIQTMDTLTGHQSDLRIVSIVGMGGIGKTTLARNVYYHPLIVEHFQIHAWVTISQQYSLHEILLALLNDIRVLAESIEEGSEKISQRTDDELGEKLYKSLCGRKYLIVMDDLWSIECWNYTKRFFPDNNNGSRVMITTRLTNVADDFRSCAPHQLHFLDEDQSWDLFCDQVFGKEGCPPELEEVGKAIVRNCGALPLAIVVIGGLLAKSSRTIKYWEYVANDTYAALNMGGGELCYEILSLSYKHLPAHLKPCFLYTTIFPEDHKIRVSRLVKLWVAEGILKPIRSRSLEEIAEDNLRDLIDRNLIQVHDYGSRNKIKTCTIHDLLRDLCLREARKEKFLCVTMKHSLSNHNIIIDYERWFIIKRSFHEEESKSTFAKLDRLRKVLKMGDTCSDKEIVRLVNSRYIDFTRRMFQNMSNILESLSLLWNLQTITIDGAGRLNRTTIYIPAEIWEMAQLRHLKVEEGDFYLPDPPSTNSKNGRRDFLVLRNLQTLYKIRDFRFTDEVIDRIPNLKKLGITYSREFGWDDYEVYNLARLRNLESLISDSYKNVCFPRSLKKLTLEHCGVCWEDLTVVGSLPHLEVLHLYIAVIGRAWSPVEGEFLKLKYLRIEHADVEEWIADSSHFPCLEKLQLRCLKLLQEIPEGIGEIQTLGSIILIECSDSANSSARKIQEDQQNLGNSDLQLKIVESR